One genomic window of Conger conger chromosome 9, fConCon1.1, whole genome shotgun sequence includes the following:
- the LOC133137278 gene encoding 5-beta-cholestane-3-alpha,7-alpha-diol 12-alpha-hydroxylase-like, giving the protein MTDCNKMGGLLLPVLIALVASVIGGLYLLGAFRKRQPGEPPLDKGSIPWLGHILEFRNDTARFLQRMKEKHGDIFTVQLAGFYFTFVMDPISFGSIMKEARTKLDFAKFAEHLVKRVFGYHPTAYDRKDLEKANTKHLMGDGLVVMTQSMMNNLQNLMLHSIGSATEQGIWKEDGFFHYSYNIVFRAGYLALFGNETAKTYGTLEKAREVDLLESNKLFHKFRKYDKLFPSLAYGVLRPREKMEVERLKRLFWSMLSMRNLAEKENISGWVLDQEVSRRENGMEESMRERHMFLLLWASQGNTGPSAFWLLLYLMKHPEAMKAIREEVEGLLKETGQEVKRGGVLIELTRDMLLRTPILDSAVDETLRLTTAPVLTRAVLQDMSLKMANGIEYTIRQGDRVALFPYTAVQTNPEVHPDPLTFKYDRFLTPEGTKKTDFYKNGKRLRYYNMPWGGGVTMCPGRFFAINELKQFVFLMLTYFDFELKNPDEEIPAIDTKRWGFGAMQPVKDIQFRYRLRF; this is encoded by the coding sequence ATGACAGACTGCAACAAGATGGGGGGACTTTTGCTGCCTGTTCTGATTGCCCTGGTGGCATCTGTGATCGGGGGGCTCTACCTCCTGGGGGCCTTCCGCAAAAGGCAGCCCGGAGAGCCACCACTGGACAAAGGGTCCATACCTTGGCTGGGTCACATCCTGGAGTTTCGCAATGACACCGCCCGGTTCCTCCAGAGGATGAAAGAGAAGCATGGGGACATTTTCACGGTGCAGCTAGCCGGCTTCTACTTTACCTTCGTCATGGATCCGATTTCCTTCGGCAGCATAATGAAAGAGGCCCGGACCAAGCTTGATTTCGCAAAGTTTGCAGAGCATCTGGTGAAAAGAGTGTTTGGCTACCATCCCACTGCATATGACCGCAAAGACCTGGAAAAGGCCAACACCAAACACCTGATGGGTGATGGCCTGGTGGTCATGACCCAGTCAATGATGAACAACCTACAGAACCTGATGTTGCACAGCATTGGCTCTGCGACAGAGCAGGGCATCTGGAAAGAGGACGGGTTTTTCCACTACAGCTACAATATCGTCTTCCGGGCAGGTTACTTGGCCCTGTTCGGTAATGAGACAGCCAAGACATATGGCACCTTGGAGAAAGCTCGGGAAGTTGACCTCTTGGAGTCCAACAAGCTCTTTCACAAATTCAGGAAGTATGACAAACTATTTCCCAGTCTCGCATATGGAGTCCTGCGCCCCAGGGAAAAGATGGAGGTGGAGAGGCTGAAGAGGCTGTTCTGGAGCATGCTTTCAATGCGTAATCTGGCCGAGAAGGAGAACATCAGCGGCTGGGTTCTGGACCAGGAGGTGTCGAGGAGAGAGAATGGGATGGAGGAGTCAATGCGGGAACGGCACATGTTCCTGCTCCTCTGGGCGTCCCAGGGGAACACGGGACCATCCGCTTTCTGGCTGCTCCTCTACCTCATGAAGCACCCTGAAGCAATGAAGgccatccgggaggaggtggaAGGACTGCTAAAGGAGACGGGACAGGAGGTGAAGCGAGGAGGGGTGCTCATCGAGCTCACTCGTGACATGCTGCTTAGGACACCCATCCTGGACAGCGCAGTGGATGAAACCCTCAGGCTCACGACCGCCCCTGTTCTCACCCGGGCTGTGCTGCAAGACATGTCACTGAAGATGGCCAACGGGATAGAGTACACAATTCGCCAGGGTGACAGGGTGGCTCTCTTCCCCTACACTGCTGTCCAGACAAACCCTGAGGTCCATCCTGACCCACTCACCTTCAAGTATGACCGATTCCTCACACCAGAGGGCACCAAAAAGACAGATTTCTACAAGAACGGGAAGAGGCTGAGGTACTACAACATGCCCTGGGGTGGCGGGGTCACCATGTGCCCAGGCCGCTTCTTCGCCATCAATGAGCTGAAGCAGTTTGTTTTCCTCATGCTCACATATTTTGACTTTGAGCTGAAGAACCCTGATGAAGAGATCCCTGCCATTGACACCAAGCGATGGGGGTTTGGCGCTATGCAGCCAGTCAAGGACATTCAGTTCAGATACAGACTACGTTTCTAA